The Mercenaria mercenaria strain notata chromosome 10, MADL_Memer_1, whole genome shotgun sequence genome contains a region encoding:
- the LOC123561286 gene encoding TRAF3-interacting protein 1-like isoform X4 yields the protein MDPKIAKKTQDTLGKFIKKPPLTEKLLTKPPFRFLHDVMTSIIKTTGVMKGLFTESEMNSENVKDRDSKIAFLQKAVDYVNAASSKQLTVKPAKVVAGHEPEKTNEFLQALAQAISSKVNNEEVLDSMNNKGKSSKKEEKEEKPREREKSSDRRKKDEDKRSRDRGEEKERSRDREDRHKERSKDRDERHKDRDEKHKDREHRDREKDREREGRHKSGRSRHKKLKENEEAFDRDLGYRYTPDDIDSDVLLSDGEFDTLTGTGNATYVVDPSQEYRDQSPERPQMYRPIPRQVSTYQEMKRGEDSHEEGDLDVDLEDTDIQLYGRESGHKIERPKAARPRRGRAMTPCNGKGYEIPNEEPRTPYVSEDNSYPRNEMDKDNEFDDEMDAVVETSKPKKKKRIKSGKGEDSQPVTYSGKGKLKPGVYPKTSTPNSSPQSPKKDSKPKPYVNKITDKGKSPSHRIKDSELDVIKQSSNTSKLTDKRLPKKVMPINRIEKKVVANQTQSGSRRENRTEQSLKKMADAKKQSSKDKIQKKMARNDFEMMERQDLETGSMRRNKKEKRQNDIYSENRRRSRDLGSDDSPIDQSPKKSKDKIKYKNDDYAHEKIKSHTEAYYKKKQPHSVGDRRKRSSFTSMLDNKQQRREEDGKENDAPKENMVNGDHKPSDAPAKMQRPSSAKGSRRRMEAPVTFTEDVPVQRQEPTLGDDDLPPQVTGRLARPSSARPAPPKRKEDTVNNEPAMRLGSGKPQNLILDDGKDSDEDETFVVEDAQPQHEEPLEQPTAPLVDDDDEDHGGLVKKIMESKKEYEQPRETKIDRPTLSDAQRRKQREAVQREIDKLRGSIQTLTRSANPLGKIMDYVQEDLDSMQKELEKWKEENKEHGLALKREKAITERAVEPLRVQLSEVDQAIKDQLDLIGAVKSNIIRNDQKIEKMLRTIAKS from the exons ATGGATCCAAAGATAGCGAAGAAAACTCAGGATACACTGGGAAAATTCATCAAGAAACCGCCGTTGACGGAAAAACTTCTGACAAAACCACCGTTTCGGTTTTTGCACGATGTTATGACATCT ataattaaaacaaCCGGAGTCATGAAGGGTCTGTTTACAGAGTCTGAGATGAATTCAGAAAATGTAAAG GACAGAGATAGCAAAATAGCATTTTTACAGAAAGCAGTTGATTATGTCA atGCAGCTAGTTCTAAACAGTTAACTGTGAAACCTGCAAAAGTTGTGGCTGGCCATGAACcagaaaaaacaaatgaatttctTCAGGCATTAGCTCAGGCAATTAGCTCAAAA GTAAACAATGAAGAAGTACTGGATTCAATGAATAACAAAGGTAAATCAAGTAAGAAGGAAGAAAAAGAGGAGAAACCAAGAGAGAGAGAAAAGAGTAGTGACAGAAGAAAAAAGGATGAG GATAAAAGAAGTCGAGACCGAGGCGAAGAAAAAGAAAGAAGCAGAGATCGTGAAGACAGACACAAAGAGCGCAGTAAAGATCGTGATGAAAGACACAAGGACAGAGATGAGAAGCATAAAGACAGAGAACACAGAGATAGAGAGAAGGACAGGGAGCGAGAGGGAAGACATAAATCTGGAAGGTCTAGG CACAAGAAATTGAAAGAGAATGAAGAAGCTTTTGATAGAGATCTGGGTTATCGTTACACACCAGATGACATAGACTCGGATGTACTTCTCTCAGATGGAGAGTTTGATACTCTAACTGGAACAGGAAATGCTACATACGTCGTTGACCCATCACAAGAATACAGGGATCAGAGTCCAGAAAGACCACAGATGTATAGACCAATTCCCAGACAGGTGTCGACCTATCAGGAGATGAAAAGAGGAGAGGATTCTCATGAAGAAGGTGACCTTGATGTGGACTTGGAAGATACTGATATACAGCTTTATGGTAGGGAAAGTGGACACAAGATTGAGAGACCCAAGGCTGCTCGTCCAAGACGGGGTAGGGCAATGACACCATGTAATGGGAAAGGTTACGAAATACCCAATGAAGAACCTCGCACCCCCTATGTCTCTGAAGATAACTCCTATCCACGCAACGAAATGGATAAAGATAACGAGTTTGATGATGAAATGGATGCAGTAGTAGAGACAAGTAAACCTAAAAAGAAGAAGAGGATAAAGTCGGGGAAGGGTGAAGACAGTCAACCAGTTACATATTCTGGGAAAGGAAAACTAAAACCAGGAGTATACCCTAAAACAAGCACACCCAACAGCTCTCCTCAGTCACCAAAAAAAGATAGTAAACCGAAACCGTATGTGAATAAAATTACAGACAAAGGAAAATCACCATCTCATAGAATTAAAGATTCTGAATTGGACGTCATTAAACAAAGTTCGAACACAAGTAAACTGACAGATAAAAGATTGCCAAAGAAAGTTATGCCAATAAATAGAATAGAAAAGAAAGTTGTTGCTAATCAAACACAGTCGGGAAGCAGGAGGGAAAATCGTACAGAACAAAGTTTGAAAAAGATGGCAGATGCCAAGAAACAATCGTCTAAAGataaaatccagaaaaaaatggCAAGAAACGATTTTGAAATGATGGAGAGACAAGACTTAGAAACTGGAAGTATGAGGAGAAACAAGAAAGAAAAGAGACAGAATGATATTTATAGTGAAAACAGACGTAGATCCAGGGACCTTGGCAGTGATGATAGCCCGATTGACCAAAGTCCAAAAAAGTCCAAGGATAAAATTAAGTACAAAAATGATGACTATGcgcatgaaaaaataaaatctcacACAGAAGCATACTACAAGAAAAAGCAGCCACATAGTGTTGGTGATAGAAGGAAGAGGAGCAGTTTTACATCAATGTTGGACAACAAACAG CAGAGAAGAGAAGAAGATGGCAAAGAGAATGATGCTCCGAAAGAAAATATGGTGAATGGAGACCATAAACCT aGTGATGCACCTGCTAAAATGCAGAGGCCGTCATCGGCAAAGGGGTCTCGGAGAAGAATGGAAG CTCCAGTGACTTTTACAGaag aTGTACCTGTACAGCGACAAGAACCAACTCTTGGAGATGATGATTTGCCTCCACAAGTTACTGG TCGGTTAGCACGACCAAGCAGTGCAAGACCAGCTCCACCAAAGAGAAAGGAAGACACAGTAAACAATGAACCGGCTATGAG ATTAGGGAGTGGTAAGCCTCAGAACCTAATTCTGGATGATGGCAAGGATTCTGATGAAGATGAAACATTTGTTGTGGAAGACGCACAACCTCAACATGAAGAACCCCTAGAACAG CCAACTGCACCCCtggtagatgatgatgatgaagatcaTGGGGGCCTTGTGAAAAAGATTATGGAGTCAAAGAAAGAGTATGAACAACCAAGAGAAACCAAAATT GATAGACCAACTCTATCTGATGCTCAACGGCGTAAACAACGTGAGGCAGTACAGCGTGAAATAGATAAACTCAGGGGAAGTATTCAAACACTAACACGGAGTGCAAATCCACTCGGTAAAATTATGGACTATGTTCAAGAAGATTTAGATTCAATGCAGAAAGAATTAGAAAAATGGAAAGAAGAAAATAAAGAACATGGGTTAGCATTAAAAAGAGAAAAAGC tataacAGAGAGAGCAGTTGAACCATTGAGGGTACAGTTATCTGAGGTAGACCAGGCCATAAAGGATCAGTTAGATCTAATTGGTGCTGTTAAATCAAACATCATCAGAAACGACCAGAAAATTGAGAAAATGTTACGGACAATAGCAAAGTCATGA
- the LOC123561286 gene encoding TRAF3-interacting protein 1-like isoform X3: MDPKIAKKTQDTLGKFIKKPPLTEKLLTKPPFRFLHDVMTSIIKTTGVMKGLFTESEMNSENVKDRDSKIAFLQKAVDYVNAASSKQLTVKPAKVVAGHEPEKTNEFLQALAQAISSKVNNEEVLDSMNNKGKSSKKEEKEEKPREREKSSDRRKKDEDKRSRDRGEEKERSRDREDRHKERSKDRDERHKDRDEKHKDREHRDREKDREREGRHKSGRSRHKKLKENEEAFDRDLGYRYTPDDIDSDVLLSDGEFDTLTGTGNATYVVDPSQEYRDQSPERPQMYRPIPRQVSTYQEMKRGEDSHEEGDLDVDLEDTDIQLYGRESGHKIERPKAARPRRGRAMTPCNGKGYEIPNEEPRTPYVSEDNSYPRNEMDKDNEFDDEMDAVVETSKPKKKKRIKSGKGEDSQPVTYSGKGKLKPGVYPKTSTPNSSPQSPKKDSKPKPYVNKITDKGKSPSHRIKDSELDVIKQSSNTSKLTDKRLPKKVMPINRIEKKVVANQTQSGSRRENRTEQSLKKMADAKKQSSKDKIQKKMARNDFEMMERQDLETGSMRRNKKEKRQNDIYSENRRRSRDLGSDDSPIDQSPKKSKDKIKYKNDDYAHEKIKSHTEAYYKKKQPHSVGDRRKRSSFTSMLDNKQQRREEDGKENDAPKENMVNGDHKPSDAPAKMQRPSSAKGSRRRMEGGNLSSDEDVPVQRQEPTLGDDDLPPQVTGRLARPSSARPAPPKRKEDTVNNEPAMRLGSGKPQNLILDDGKDSDEDETFVVEDAQPQHEEPLEQPTAPLVDDDDEDHGGLVKKIMESKKEYEQPRETKIDRPTLSDAQRRKQREAVQREIDKLRGSIQTLTRSANPLGKIMDYVQEDLDSMQKELEKWKEENKEHGLALKREKAITERAVEPLRVQLSEVDQAIKDQLDLIGAVKSNIIRNDQKIEKMLRTIAKS, translated from the exons ATGGATCCAAAGATAGCGAAGAAAACTCAGGATACACTGGGAAAATTCATCAAGAAACCGCCGTTGACGGAAAAACTTCTGACAAAACCACCGTTTCGGTTTTTGCACGATGTTATGACATCT ataattaaaacaaCCGGAGTCATGAAGGGTCTGTTTACAGAGTCTGAGATGAATTCAGAAAATGTAAAG GACAGAGATAGCAAAATAGCATTTTTACAGAAAGCAGTTGATTATGTCA atGCAGCTAGTTCTAAACAGTTAACTGTGAAACCTGCAAAAGTTGTGGCTGGCCATGAACcagaaaaaacaaatgaatttctTCAGGCATTAGCTCAGGCAATTAGCTCAAAA GTAAACAATGAAGAAGTACTGGATTCAATGAATAACAAAGGTAAATCAAGTAAGAAGGAAGAAAAAGAGGAGAAACCAAGAGAGAGAGAAAAGAGTAGTGACAGAAGAAAAAAGGATGAG GATAAAAGAAGTCGAGACCGAGGCGAAGAAAAAGAAAGAAGCAGAGATCGTGAAGACAGACACAAAGAGCGCAGTAAAGATCGTGATGAAAGACACAAGGACAGAGATGAGAAGCATAAAGACAGAGAACACAGAGATAGAGAGAAGGACAGGGAGCGAGAGGGAAGACATAAATCTGGAAGGTCTAGG CACAAGAAATTGAAAGAGAATGAAGAAGCTTTTGATAGAGATCTGGGTTATCGTTACACACCAGATGACATAGACTCGGATGTACTTCTCTCAGATGGAGAGTTTGATACTCTAACTGGAACAGGAAATGCTACATACGTCGTTGACCCATCACAAGAATACAGGGATCAGAGTCCAGAAAGACCACAGATGTATAGACCAATTCCCAGACAGGTGTCGACCTATCAGGAGATGAAAAGAGGAGAGGATTCTCATGAAGAAGGTGACCTTGATGTGGACTTGGAAGATACTGATATACAGCTTTATGGTAGGGAAAGTGGACACAAGATTGAGAGACCCAAGGCTGCTCGTCCAAGACGGGGTAGGGCAATGACACCATGTAATGGGAAAGGTTACGAAATACCCAATGAAGAACCTCGCACCCCCTATGTCTCTGAAGATAACTCCTATCCACGCAACGAAATGGATAAAGATAACGAGTTTGATGATGAAATGGATGCAGTAGTAGAGACAAGTAAACCTAAAAAGAAGAAGAGGATAAAGTCGGGGAAGGGTGAAGACAGTCAACCAGTTACATATTCTGGGAAAGGAAAACTAAAACCAGGAGTATACCCTAAAACAAGCACACCCAACAGCTCTCCTCAGTCACCAAAAAAAGATAGTAAACCGAAACCGTATGTGAATAAAATTACAGACAAAGGAAAATCACCATCTCATAGAATTAAAGATTCTGAATTGGACGTCATTAAACAAAGTTCGAACACAAGTAAACTGACAGATAAAAGATTGCCAAAGAAAGTTATGCCAATAAATAGAATAGAAAAGAAAGTTGTTGCTAATCAAACACAGTCGGGAAGCAGGAGGGAAAATCGTACAGAACAAAGTTTGAAAAAGATGGCAGATGCCAAGAAACAATCGTCTAAAGataaaatccagaaaaaaatggCAAGAAACGATTTTGAAATGATGGAGAGACAAGACTTAGAAACTGGAAGTATGAGGAGAAACAAGAAAGAAAAGAGACAGAATGATATTTATAGTGAAAACAGACGTAGATCCAGGGACCTTGGCAGTGATGATAGCCCGATTGACCAAAGTCCAAAAAAGTCCAAGGATAAAATTAAGTACAAAAATGATGACTATGcgcatgaaaaaataaaatctcacACAGAAGCATACTACAAGAAAAAGCAGCCACATAGTGTTGGTGATAGAAGGAAGAGGAGCAGTTTTACATCAATGTTGGACAACAAACAG CAGAGAAGAGAAGAAGATGGCAAAGAGAATGATGCTCCGAAAGAAAATATGGTGAATGGAGACCATAAACCT aGTGATGCACCTGCTAAAATGCAGAGGCCGTCATCGGCAAAGGGGTCTCGGAGAAGAATGGAAG GGGGCAATTTAAGCAGTGACGAAG aTGTACCTGTACAGCGACAAGAACCAACTCTTGGAGATGATGATTTGCCTCCACAAGTTACTGG TCGGTTAGCACGACCAAGCAGTGCAAGACCAGCTCCACCAAAGAGAAAGGAAGACACAGTAAACAATGAACCGGCTATGAG ATTAGGGAGTGGTAAGCCTCAGAACCTAATTCTGGATGATGGCAAGGATTCTGATGAAGATGAAACATTTGTTGTGGAAGACGCACAACCTCAACATGAAGAACCCCTAGAACAG CCAACTGCACCCCtggtagatgatgatgatgaagatcaTGGGGGCCTTGTGAAAAAGATTATGGAGTCAAAGAAAGAGTATGAACAACCAAGAGAAACCAAAATT GATAGACCAACTCTATCTGATGCTCAACGGCGTAAACAACGTGAGGCAGTACAGCGTGAAATAGATAAACTCAGGGGAAGTATTCAAACACTAACACGGAGTGCAAATCCACTCGGTAAAATTATGGACTATGTTCAAGAAGATTTAGATTCAATGCAGAAAGAATTAGAAAAATGGAAAGAAGAAAATAAAGAACATGGGTTAGCATTAAAAAGAGAAAAAGC tataacAGAGAGAGCAGTTGAACCATTGAGGGTACAGTTATCTGAGGTAGACCAGGCCATAAAGGATCAGTTAGATCTAATTGGTGCTGTTAAATCAAACATCATCAGAAACGACCAGAAAATTGAGAAAATGTTACGGACAATAGCAAAGTCATGA
- the LOC123561286 gene encoding TRAF3-interacting protein 1-like isoform X1 yields the protein MDPKIAKKTQDTLGKFIKKPPLTEKLLTKPPFRFLHDVMTSIIKTTGVMKGLFTESEMNSENVKDRDSKIAFLQKAVDYVNAASSKQLTVKPAKVVAGHEPEKTNEFLQALAQAISSKVNNEEVLDSMNNKGKSSKKEEKEEKPREREKSSDRRKKDEDKRSRDRGEEKERSRDREDRHKERSKDRDERHKDRDEKHKDREHRDREKDREREGRHKSGRSRHKKLKENEEAFDRDLGYRYTPDDIDSDVLLSDGEFDTLTGTGNATYVVDPSQEYRDQSPERPQMYRPIPRQVSTYQEMKRGEDSHEEGDLDVDLEDTDIQLYGRESGHKIERPKAARPRRGRAMTPCNGKGYEIPNEEPRTPYVSEDNSYPRNEMDKDNEFDDEMDAVVETSKPKKKKRIKSGKGEDSQPVTYSGKGKLKPGVYPKTSTPNSSPQSPKKDSKPKPYVNKITDKGKSPSHRIKDSELDVIKQSSNTSKLTDKRLPKKVMPINRIEKKVVANQTQSGSRRENRTEQSLKKMADAKKQSSKDKIQKKMARNDFEMMERQDLETGSMRRNKKEKRQNDIYSENRRRSRDLGSDDSPIDQSPKKSKDKIKYKNDDYAHEKIKSHTEAYYKKKQPHSVGDRRKRSSFTSMLDNKQQRREEDGKENDAPKENMVNGDHKPSDAPAKMQRPSSAKGSRRRMEAPVTFTEGGNLSSDEDVPVQRQEPTLGDDDLPPQVTGRLARPSSARPAPPKRKEDTVNNEPAMRLGSGKPQNLILDDGKDSDEDETFVVEDAQPQHEEPLEQPTAPLVDDDDEDHGGLVKKIMESKKEYEQPRETKIDRPTLSDAQRRKQREAVQREIDKLRGSIQTLTRSANPLGKIMDYVQEDLDSMQKELEKWKEENKEHGLALKREKAITERAVEPLRVQLSEVDQAIKDQLDLIGAVKSNIIRNDQKIEKMLRTIAKS from the exons ATGGATCCAAAGATAGCGAAGAAAACTCAGGATACACTGGGAAAATTCATCAAGAAACCGCCGTTGACGGAAAAACTTCTGACAAAACCACCGTTTCGGTTTTTGCACGATGTTATGACATCT ataattaaaacaaCCGGAGTCATGAAGGGTCTGTTTACAGAGTCTGAGATGAATTCAGAAAATGTAAAG GACAGAGATAGCAAAATAGCATTTTTACAGAAAGCAGTTGATTATGTCA atGCAGCTAGTTCTAAACAGTTAACTGTGAAACCTGCAAAAGTTGTGGCTGGCCATGAACcagaaaaaacaaatgaatttctTCAGGCATTAGCTCAGGCAATTAGCTCAAAA GTAAACAATGAAGAAGTACTGGATTCAATGAATAACAAAGGTAAATCAAGTAAGAAGGAAGAAAAAGAGGAGAAACCAAGAGAGAGAGAAAAGAGTAGTGACAGAAGAAAAAAGGATGAG GATAAAAGAAGTCGAGACCGAGGCGAAGAAAAAGAAAGAAGCAGAGATCGTGAAGACAGACACAAAGAGCGCAGTAAAGATCGTGATGAAAGACACAAGGACAGAGATGAGAAGCATAAAGACAGAGAACACAGAGATAGAGAGAAGGACAGGGAGCGAGAGGGAAGACATAAATCTGGAAGGTCTAGG CACAAGAAATTGAAAGAGAATGAAGAAGCTTTTGATAGAGATCTGGGTTATCGTTACACACCAGATGACATAGACTCGGATGTACTTCTCTCAGATGGAGAGTTTGATACTCTAACTGGAACAGGAAATGCTACATACGTCGTTGACCCATCACAAGAATACAGGGATCAGAGTCCAGAAAGACCACAGATGTATAGACCAATTCCCAGACAGGTGTCGACCTATCAGGAGATGAAAAGAGGAGAGGATTCTCATGAAGAAGGTGACCTTGATGTGGACTTGGAAGATACTGATATACAGCTTTATGGTAGGGAAAGTGGACACAAGATTGAGAGACCCAAGGCTGCTCGTCCAAGACGGGGTAGGGCAATGACACCATGTAATGGGAAAGGTTACGAAATACCCAATGAAGAACCTCGCACCCCCTATGTCTCTGAAGATAACTCCTATCCACGCAACGAAATGGATAAAGATAACGAGTTTGATGATGAAATGGATGCAGTAGTAGAGACAAGTAAACCTAAAAAGAAGAAGAGGATAAAGTCGGGGAAGGGTGAAGACAGTCAACCAGTTACATATTCTGGGAAAGGAAAACTAAAACCAGGAGTATACCCTAAAACAAGCACACCCAACAGCTCTCCTCAGTCACCAAAAAAAGATAGTAAACCGAAACCGTATGTGAATAAAATTACAGACAAAGGAAAATCACCATCTCATAGAATTAAAGATTCTGAATTGGACGTCATTAAACAAAGTTCGAACACAAGTAAACTGACAGATAAAAGATTGCCAAAGAAAGTTATGCCAATAAATAGAATAGAAAAGAAAGTTGTTGCTAATCAAACACAGTCGGGAAGCAGGAGGGAAAATCGTACAGAACAAAGTTTGAAAAAGATGGCAGATGCCAAGAAACAATCGTCTAAAGataaaatccagaaaaaaatggCAAGAAACGATTTTGAAATGATGGAGAGACAAGACTTAGAAACTGGAAGTATGAGGAGAAACAAGAAAGAAAAGAGACAGAATGATATTTATAGTGAAAACAGACGTAGATCCAGGGACCTTGGCAGTGATGATAGCCCGATTGACCAAAGTCCAAAAAAGTCCAAGGATAAAATTAAGTACAAAAATGATGACTATGcgcatgaaaaaataaaatctcacACAGAAGCATACTACAAGAAAAAGCAGCCACATAGTGTTGGTGATAGAAGGAAGAGGAGCAGTTTTACATCAATGTTGGACAACAAACAG CAGAGAAGAGAAGAAGATGGCAAAGAGAATGATGCTCCGAAAGAAAATATGGTGAATGGAGACCATAAACCT aGTGATGCACCTGCTAAAATGCAGAGGCCGTCATCGGCAAAGGGGTCTCGGAGAAGAATGGAAG CTCCAGTGACTTTTACAGaag GGGGCAATTTAAGCAGTGACGAAG aTGTACCTGTACAGCGACAAGAACCAACTCTTGGAGATGATGATTTGCCTCCACAAGTTACTGG TCGGTTAGCACGACCAAGCAGTGCAAGACCAGCTCCACCAAAGAGAAAGGAAGACACAGTAAACAATGAACCGGCTATGAG ATTAGGGAGTGGTAAGCCTCAGAACCTAATTCTGGATGATGGCAAGGATTCTGATGAAGATGAAACATTTGTTGTGGAAGACGCACAACCTCAACATGAAGAACCCCTAGAACAG CCAACTGCACCCCtggtagatgatgatgatgaagatcaTGGGGGCCTTGTGAAAAAGATTATGGAGTCAAAGAAAGAGTATGAACAACCAAGAGAAACCAAAATT GATAGACCAACTCTATCTGATGCTCAACGGCGTAAACAACGTGAGGCAGTACAGCGTGAAATAGATAAACTCAGGGGAAGTATTCAAACACTAACACGGAGTGCAAATCCACTCGGTAAAATTATGGACTATGTTCAAGAAGATTTAGATTCAATGCAGAAAGAATTAGAAAAATGGAAAGAAGAAAATAAAGAACATGGGTTAGCATTAAAAAGAGAAAAAGC tataacAGAGAGAGCAGTTGAACCATTGAGGGTACAGTTATCTGAGGTAGACCAGGCCATAAAGGATCAGTTAGATCTAATTGGTGCTGTTAAATCAAACATCATCAGAAACGACCAGAAAATTGAGAAAATGTTACGGACAATAGCAAAGTCATGA